The Stenotrophomonas sp. BIO128-Bstrain region TGGCCAACCTGATCGGCTCGCCACTGGAGTTCGCGGTCAAGTGGTTGCCTGATTCGGTTTCGCGCCGCATCCACGGCGCGGTCGAGGCGGCGCTGTTCAAATCCGCCCAGGCCGCGTTGTGGAGCATGGACAACACGCCTGGCAAGGCCGCCTCCACGCGTTGGCACAAACTGGCGGCGGCAACATCGGGCGCGGTAGGCGGTGCGTTCGGCTTCACCACGCTGTTCATCGAACTGCCCGTGTCCACCACGATCATGATGCGCTCGGTGGCCGATGTCGCCCGCAGCGAGGGCTTCGACCTGCGCGAGATGAGCACGCGGCATGCCTGCCTGGAGGTGTTCGCGCTGGGTGGCAACTCCGGCAAGGATGACGCCAGCGAGACGGGCTACTACATCACGCGTGGCTTCACTGCCGAGGTGATGCGCCACTTGTCGGCCGAGCTGGCCGGGCGCGCGGTCGGCGGCAGCCCGGTGATGATCGGCCTGACCCCGAAAGAAGCCGGCAAATGGCTGGCCAAGATCGTGGAGAAAGTGGCGGCGCGCTTCGGCGTGGTGGTCACCGAGAAGTTTGCCGCGCAGGCGGTCCCGATCGTCGGGGCGGTGGCCGGCGCCACGCTCAATACCATGTTCACCGACTACTACCAGGACGTGGCGCGCGGGCACTTCATCGTGCGCCGGCTGGAGCGCAGCTACGGTTACGAGACCGTGCGGGCTGCCTATTCCCTGCTGGCCGCCGAGCGCAACTGAGCGATCGTTGCATCGGCGGCACAACTGTTTTGCCGCCGCAGGCCTGTTGGGCCGGCGGCCCTGTCCCCATCCTTGTCGGCATCACCGCTTCGGCGGCTCCCCCGATCAAGGATTGCCATGCTGTTCTCTCCCTATACCCGCGGCGCGCTGACGCTGCCCAACCGTATCGTGATGCCGCCGATGACCCGTTCGCGGGCCGGTGAGGGCAACGTCGCCACGCCGCTGATGGCCACTTATTACGCCCAGCGTGCCTCGGCCGGCCTGATCGTCAGCGAGGGTACCCAGATCAGCCAGCAGGGGCAGGGCTATGCCTGGACCCCGGGCATCCACGATGAGGCTCAGGTTGCCGGCTGG contains the following coding sequences:
- a CDS encoding EcsC family protein, with amino-acid sequence MNAITSPQPPPLPSSILPTSQDWRDLQRAVELLESPTLTAKMANLIGSPLEFAVKWLPDSVSRRIHGAVEAALFKSAQAALWSMDNTPGKAASTRWHKLAAATSGAVGGAFGFTTLFIELPVSTTIMMRSVADVARSEGFDLREMSTRHACLEVFALGGNSGKDDASETGYYITRGFTAEVMRHLSAELAGRAVGGSPVMIGLTPKEAGKWLAKIVEKVAARFGVVVTEKFAAQAVPIVGAVAGATLNTMFTDYYQDVARGHFIVRRLERSYGYETVRAAYSLLAAERN